A single region of the Microbulbifer sp. MKSA007 genome encodes:
- a CDS encoding YopT-type cysteine protease domain-containing protein yields the protein MPIWFDKTVLALTGTRVGPVQRSVAQHGGTLQYNFSQCLDPVKAQITIHQDTAGGVCESLSAHWIKFHAEDGSLWNWLFPNNTLSEQHLFHVMTLHQIGGNAPNQDQVSETWLQSHNILPLQNNGGVGIAGPNGQRQIHVVTGPRLDRGQTTMRNSAALADEIIREPTRSAGSYKKIGISGKVGAHAMAAWVAEDVLFFDPNFGEFWFPTKNAFRNWFVNSFWNTSMYAIGLSGSYDVRCYAHAT from the coding sequence ATGCCGATTTGGTTTGATAAAACAGTACTTGCACTTACCGGGACAAGGGTTGGTCCTGTTCAGCGATCTGTGGCCCAGCACGGTGGCACACTTCAATATAATTTCAGTCAATGTTTGGATCCGGTGAAGGCACAGATCACCATACACCAGGATACTGCTGGCGGAGTCTGTGAATCCCTGAGTGCCCACTGGATCAAATTTCACGCAGAGGATGGAAGCCTTTGGAATTGGCTCTTCCCCAATAATACATTGAGTGAGCAGCATCTTTTCCATGTGATGACCTTGCACCAGATTGGTGGAAATGCACCAAACCAGGATCAGGTCTCAGAGACGTGGCTGCAATCTCACAATATTCTGCCTCTTCAGAATAATGGCGGTGTGGGTATTGCTGGGCCAAATGGTCAGCGCCAAATTCACGTGGTCACAGGCCCTCGGTTAGATCGTGGGCAAACTACTATGCGCAACTCTGCAGCGCTTGCTGATGAAATTATTAGGGAGCCGACGAGAAGCGCTGGCTCTTACAAGAAAATCGGTATTTCAGGTAAGGTGGGGGCCCACGCCATGGCAGCTTGGGTTGCGGAAGATGTGTTGTTTTTCGACCCAAATTTTGGAGAATTCTGGTTCCCAACCAAGAACGCATTCCGCAACTGGTTTGTAAACTCTTTCTGGAATACATCTATGTATGCCATTGGTCTGAGTGGGAGCTATGACGTGCGCTGTTATGCGCATGCCACCTGA